The sequence below is a genomic window from Neodiprion pinetum isolate iyNeoPine1 chromosome 7, iyNeoPine1.2, whole genome shotgun sequence.
GGTCTGACATCCAGAACGTCCTCTCCCAGTTGGGGGCTACGATCAGTACCTGTCCTCTGCTCTTGTTCAAGTGTGCCAAGACTCTGGGGATGAGGCTGGGTGGAGGGAACACCCATCCCAGTCTGCAATCCCATGGACGACTGAATGCGTCTATGAAGTAGGCGTATTGATCTGTGGAGTCTCTGGAGACGTAGCGTTTGACCACGGCTGAATTCGCTGATGCGAAGAGATCGATGTCGGGGATGCCCCatcttttgaaaatctgaCTTGTTGCCTCTGGTAGAAGGTGCCACTCCGGAAGCGCCCTTCTTCGTGACAGCCGGTCTGCTATACCATTGTATCTTCCTGGGAGATAGGCCGCAGATAGAGTTATTTGCAGGCCGTCGACTAGTTTCAACAACTGGAAGGTGAGATTGAGTAGATCTAAGGATCTTGTACCCCCTTCCTTCTGGATATAAGCTACCAGAGTTCGGTTGTCTGTTTGTAAAAGAATGTGAGCCCTTTGCAGGCTCTGTGCCTGATCTCTTATCGTGGCGTACACCGCATACATCTCCTTTAGGTTGGAGTGCCACATGCTCTGCTGTCTTGTCCAGGTTCCGGAGATGAGGATTCCATTCAACTGTGCTCCCCACCCTGCGTCCGCTGCGTCTGTAGTCAAAAAGTGGGTAATTTCGCTCTTGTGAAGACAAGCAGCGGTAACTGTGGCTTCGCTCCACCATTCCAGCTCTCTTATTGCTGTGCGTGGAACTGACAGCTTCTCCCGCGGCCTCCCCTGTCGAAAGGTCATAGAAAACCGTTGAAGGTGGTGGCAGTGAAGACGCCCTCTGTCGATGACGAAATTGGCAAAATTCAACTGGCCTAGAAGGCACTGGATCTGTTTCAGGGTACAGCTCCCCCTGGTCCTGAGATCCTTGATTGAGTCCGCAATCTTGCGGGCTTTTTTCCTTGGTAGGCTGATCTGATTGTTCTGGGTGTTCCAGACAATGCCCAGAAACTCCAGCTTCTGGCATGGGATTAATGCACATTTGTGATGGTTGACTTGCCAACCCAAGTGCTCCAAAAGTTCTACTGCCTCCCCTATCTGATGGGCTAAGCTGGTTCTGTTTTGAGAGACCAGTAGAAAGTCGTCCAAATATACGGCTACCCTCATACCTTGCGCACGAAGGATTTCCGCAATCCAATTCGTGATAGTCGCGAAGATTTGAGGGGCAGATGAGAGGCCAAAGGGCAAGCTCGTCATCTGAAACAGCTTCTTGTCGTATACGATACGAAGGAGATGTCTGTGGGATGCAGCAATTGGTACATGGAAATACGCTTGGGATAGGTCTATCCGAGTCATCCAGTCTCCGTCCTGTAAAAGGTCTGGAATTCTGAAGTGAGAGATTAGTTGGAATTTCCTTACTCTCACGTGGTTGTTGAGACCACGCAAGTCGAAAATGGGCCTCACTCCTTCGCTGCTCTTGGGGAGCAGGAACATCTTTGAAACAAAGCTTGCTCCGACTTTCTTTGGTTGTTCTAAAATTCTTTGGCATTGTAAGAGATTGATCTGTTCTGACATCTCTGGGGATACTTTTGTTGCAAATCTGGAGTGTCTCCAATTGTTTATGAGAGGTGGTTTGGATATTAATGGAATTCTTGTACCTGTTATTAGTTTTAAGATGACCGAAGGAGCTTCCAATTTCCTCCATCTCTCCTGGAAGCCAGCTAGCTGACCTCCCACGAACTTTGGCAGCGACGGCTGGTCATTTCCCTTGTTTCTTGTGAAAGGAATTTTCGGTCTTACCCTTAAAATCCTTCTTTCCCCCGCTTCTGGTCTTGAAGTTGTTCTGCTGTGGGTTGAAATTCTCCTTAGAATTTTGGTATGTTCTGTTTGGGAATCGAAAGGAGTGCCTATTTGACTTTGCTGAAGTGAAATCCTTCTTGATGGTAGGTTTCTTGGTCATCATGTACGATGGAGTGTTTAGCCATGTCTGAGAGCCCCCTAACGACTGGATTAAAGGCTGCAGTTTCTCTTTACCAAACAGGTACTCAGCACTGGGCGGAACCTGCCGCAACGCAGCCCGAACCGTCTTGTTGGGCACCTCATCGAGTAAGCGCTCTCTCCTGTTTTCGATACATTCGGCCCTCTTCCCACATATAACTTGGAGGATCTGATCAAAGTTCTTGGACATTTGTGAGCCCGCGCCAAATGTTGATGTCAATCTTTCGAAAAGCGATTCAGATGATAGCTCAGAGGGCTCTGTGAAGGCCCAGTTCACGATACTCTGCAGGCTGTTCTTTAGCAATTCCTTCTGCTCAAGTACTGCGTTGCAAAGACCACCCAGAGCCCGATCTGTTGGGAGTAGCGGATCCCTCTTACCAAAATGATACAGTTCTTCGTTCACCTTGAGTTCCATAAAGCCTGGTGAAGCCGAGAAATTTTTGAGGGCACTTGCGTATCTAACCTCCTTCCATTCTCCCATTCCGAAGCGCTGTAAGTTGTCTAGGATTTTCAATCGTTCATCACTGGCCGGGCGCACTCTTTTGCCTTCGTCAACATCTGTTCTAAAATCACCTAGACTCAGGACCCTGGCGTTTACTGTAGGTTTTGACAAAAAAGATGGGTCGACTGTCGATGTAGCTGTCAGATCCTTTGCCTGCCCAAGGGGGGCTCGTTGTGATATTAAAGACGTTAACGTGTCGATCTGACTCTGTAGCACCTCTAAACGGGAATCTGTTGATCGGCGTCTCTTAGGTGAGGGAGGCCTGGAATTCTCGTCCGAATCACCGTAGTCTACGAGGTTGAAGTAGTCTGTCTCTCTCTTACGCCTACTGACGTCGCCGCTACTACCAAGACTCATATTGCTGTCGTCTTGAGGGCCTGATGTAGAAGAAGTGTCTGAATCTGACATCCCTCTTCCTGATGTACGTTAAGCTATCCTGACTAGGTCCTTGGATGTGTTATCacctctttttctttgttctaTTGCGGAACTAAGTTTCCTTGCACCTCAAAATGGCGAAAATACTCAACGCTATGGCGATAGACGCAGTCCCCACTGCGCAGCAGGTGACCACGCATGCGCCACACAGCGAAAAAAGGGTAACGAGAAGGCACTAGGAGAAAGTTTAGGGCGAATATTCAACAGCTTCTCTCATGAGGATGCCGTGTATCGGCCGAAAGCATATAATGTAAACATTCATTTCATGCTATCTGTCTCAAAATACGGTTTCAAGTCGAAACTAGCAGGGCTGCGACAGATCGTGTTCGTAGCTGCTGCCCTATTTGTACGAGAGATGAGACAACCGCTATTGgagcagaaattcaaaaaatttcaactttactCGTGACTATGAACACTCGCCTTGGTGCGTTTGAAGTCACAGCGGCCAAGGTCAGCACGCTCGTAACGGTTGTCGAGGATCTTCGAGGAAAATTTGACAGCATGCTAGCCGATAATGTAGCTCTCAAATCAGGTCTCGAAACTGTCAATGCCACCGTAACAGAGGTAAAGAAAGATGTTGATTCGCTGGCTGAGGTAGCGTCTCGCCATTCGGCGGAGATTAGTGAAATTGGAAGCAAGCTTGCCATCAGGCAGACTGGTGTGCTGGCGCCTGCTGATGAGGCTATGTTGTTGCGGGTAGCATGCAATGAAGTTGCGAACTGTTTTAGGTTTCACTGGGTTCTCTGGAGGTAGAATAATGGAGGCTACACGTGTGTACTGGTTGAGCGTGCTCGACGCAATGCCGCGGGCCGGCAAACGCCCTAGGCCTAGTAACCTTTCCGTTTATCAGGTGGCGCTCGAGCTCCGGTCCCACAACATCTCCcctttattataataacagtACAATGAGGTTTCTTTTACATTGATGAATACAATTTTGGCAAACTTAACATTAAACTTACATGACAcgctttttttgttttttctaaaTACTAGGACGAGGTCTCCAATAATCTTTCCACCACGACGGTCTATTCGTTTGCCTATGAGGTCTAGACGTGGTTTCCGATTCGGTTATTTCGCTTGGTGGCTCGGTTACGGTTTCGACGGGATTGTCGTCCTCAGTCGCGCTACTCGCCCCGGATTCGTCGTCTTGAACCTTATCCGAGGTCACTGTTTTGTGAGACATATTTTCTACCTTAGGGCGAATACTGTTTTGTTCTGCTTCCTCTACCCTTCTACCCTTATTGTCTAAAGATGGACCGGAGCTTGGATCATCGATTACCCCAGGACTGTAGTAACTTGAACTcggatcaaattttttatatggCGCCGGTACGAGGTGAAAACAGTTACGTCGGATCATTCCGTTGCTTGTTAGTACCCAATAGGATATAGGCTCACTTGAAGGGCTTTGTATTTTTCCATACGTCCTGAGATCGATAATCCAAACTGGGTCTCCTGCTTTGAGTGGAGATAATTCAACGGCGCGGTGTTTAGAGTTAAAATTACGAGCTTGCCGCATTTTTCTAGCTGCCTCGTCGCATTTGAGCTTTTTTGTAGCACTGACAGCTGGTAGAAGCCTGCTTGGCAGCGTTGGGATGCTCGATTTAATTCGTCttgacaaaaataattctgcGGGGCTGAAACCGTTTTCAAGGGGTGTGCTTCTACATGCAAGCAGGGCTAGGTGAATATCGTCGTCCTTGGACTTTTTTGTCAAGTTTTTTGCTGTTTTTACTGCTGCTTCGACCGCTCCGTTGCTTTGCGGGAAGTGAGGTGAGCTTGTCATCGATATAAATCCGTATTGGTCGGCGAACAGCTTAAATTCGGACGGGAACAGTGGACCGTTGTCCGAACGAACGATATCCGGCAAACCATACCTTGAAAACGCTTCCTTACAAACCTCTATGATCGCTTTCGAACTTAACGATCCGAGACGGAAAAACTCGAAGTACCGCGAGTAGTAGTCGGTGATAATAACGTACCAATAGTCTAGTTTAAAGAGATCTATGCCGATTTTCTGCCACGGTCTGGCCGGGGAATCTTCCTGTATGAAGGGTTGGCTCGGGTTAACTCGATGCTCTACACAATTTGGGCAGTTGAGTATTAGGTTTTTTAGTTGCGTCGATAGACCTAGCCACCAAATGGCTTGTTTTGCTCTGTCTCTGCACCTCGTGATACCTAAATGGCCCTCGTGTAAGCGAAGTAATAATTCTTTTTGGAGCCTGCGCGGAACTACCAAACGACTGTTGTACAGTAAGAGGTCGTCACCGATTAAGAAGTGGTGTTTGAGTGGTGCGTACTCTTTCAACTCGGTCGGGATCTGATTCTTCGACGGCCATTTGGTTGCGCAAAACTTTTTTAGTAACTGACAAATTGCGTCTTTTCCTTGTTCCTCGCGGACTTTATGCAACATGTCATTTGAGGCTGGAAGGCTCTTGATAGTGGCCAATACAAAATCAGAAGTGTCCTGTTCGATTACATTGGTATtcgcgtttcttttttctgggTTGCGAGATAGAGCATCGGCCAGTACCAAAGATTTTCCGGGGGTGTATTTTATGGTATAGCTGTAACGCATAAGGCGAAGACGAAAACGTTGCAAACGCGGCGTTAAATCGTCCAGAGGCGTTGTTTGAAGAATTTGAAGGAGGGGCTTGTGATCCGTTTCGAGAGTTATCGTGATTCCTACTATATAATCCGCGAATTTTTCGGCTGCGTACGTCAAGGCTAGAGTCTCTTTCTCAGTTTGGGAATAACGTTGTTCTGTAGGTGTTAAAGTGTACGAACCGTAGGCGACAATCTGCCGCTCCTCGCTACTCCCCTGCAAAAGAACAAAACCGATACCGTAGCTTGAAGCATCTGCTTGAATCCATACAGGTTTTGAATAGTCGTACAGAGCCAGGATGGGAGCTGCTGCTAAAAGTTCTTTTATTTCCCGAAACGCGTTTTTTTGAGCTGCGTCCCACACGAACgctgaatttttctttaagaGAGAATTGAGGGGTTCAAGGATGGTAGACTTGTTCGGAAGGAACTTTGCGGCAAAATTGACCATGCCGAGGAATTGCATTAACACGTTGAGCGCCATGTCAGCCAACGGTGGCTGACACTAGACTTTCCGTTTAGGCCGCGTCAGCCATCGGTGGCTGACACTAGACTTTCCGTTTAGGCCGCGTCACCCATCGGTGGCTGACAGCGTGTAACATGAGAActataaaattttacactaTTTTACGGaattacagaaaatttatttaaaatttacttAATTTGGTATCATTACAGGAAATGGGATTCATTGTAACATGGCAAACATAAAAATGGTTTTCCTTCACAAGTATCACAAAATGTTACAACACGCTTGATCTTTCTCCTTGCCATCACTCTACCAtcttttcttacatttttgtCATAACATAATTTACAGTACTTTCGAACTTCAGAGACTTTTCCCGATTTTCTTTCGAGTTTGTGTTTTTTTCCGGATCTTCTTGCAATTCTGCTCGGTGAAATGTTTTCTTTGTCACAACTTGTAAGATGGACTGCtaattttttccgaaattcGGTAATGCTAATTTTCTGCttcgtaatatttttatatagaATGTAACTATGTACAACCGTAGTATTTAATAACAATTCGAAAGCTATTTTTCTATACCATTTTAGAGACTTGCGTAATGGATTGTTGTAGGCGTTCATTTGGTCGGATAAGTCGACAGCTGACTTTTGTCTGTTGTAGTCTACTATAATTTGTGGCTTGATCTGGCTTCCGAATCGGCATTCAACATTCACCATTTCTGACGAGTGCTTTGTCGATAGAGCTAGGATGTCTTTTTTATCTTTCCACTTCAAAATAGTTATCCCCTGGTTATTTTCCTTTGCTATTATTTCTCCTCGttttaattttgttgaaaGCACTTGGTGCGAATTTCCTCTTCGATTTGTACGTAATGTTCCCACTAAATGGGTGTTTTtactaattaatttttcggCTAATTCTAAACTTGTGTACCAGTTGTCCGTATAGAGCGTGTGCCCCTTATCAAACAAATCTTCGCAAAGAGACATTACAATATTAGTGGGcgtagttttttctttttctaaagTTTTCCCTGTGTATACGCGGAGAGCATAGGTGTATCCCGATCCACAGCACAacttaaatattttaattccaTATTTATGGCACTTTTGTTTTAAATACTGCCTAAATACAATGCGGCCACGAAATGGAATCAAGGATTCGTCAATACATATGTCCTCGGTCggattgtaatattttttgtaattggtCTCCAAAATGTCTATAATTGgttgtattttatttaaacgatTGGAACCATTATCTTTTTCGTTGTCTACAAAATGTAGCATTCTTAGTAATAATTCAAATCGGTTCCTTGACATGACCGCTTTTGCAAACGTTTGCAAATAGGCAGGATCATTAGACCAATAATGATGTATGGCCGGCAATTTTACTAATCCCATCCATAGGACGAGTCCAAAAAATCTCTTTATTTCAGACGTACTTGTTTCTGTCCACTTTGCCAAGCGCTGCGTGTATCCAGCTTCTATTTTCTGTGctgtatataaatttgtttGTTCGGCAATTTGCTCGATCAGTTCATCCGGCACAAATAATTGATAGCTGGTTTCTACGGCTATATCTGATCCTATATGCTCCCTTACAAACCTCGAAGGATGTGTAAATGGTACAATCTTTGGCTGATTGCCTCTCGGGTCATGCCATTCCTCAACaatctcctcctcctcgtcagAGGATAAAAATACATCCATTCTAGGCCGTTTTctagcaaaaataatttcattgctGCTGTCGCTTTCACACTCTCGGACTGACATTTTGACGCTCAGGgctaaagaaaatttttgtctgCACGGAGCCAAGAACTGTAATGAACTGGTTTGTCGCAAAGGGAATACCGGCCACGCATCCATTTCGAAGAAATCTTATATGGGCGCGCCAAGCGGTaaggaaaacaaaacagaCTTGGCGCGTAACTCGTTGAATCAATGACTATAGGTATCACGTTCCAAACGTACACAATGTTCTACTGCGATCGGAAACACCGGTCCTTCAATACCAGCTCTTCAATCGAAGCGGCGCGCGTGGCCTGAACGGGATTGTCTTAGAAATACGCGTGGCGCTCAACGTGTTAAGGATGTTTTGTTTATAGGCTCCGGAGAATT
It includes:
- the LOC124223713 gene encoding piggyBac transposable element-derived protein 4-like — its product is MSVRECESDSSNEIIFARKRPRMDVFLSSDEEEEIVEEWHDPRGNQPKIVPFTHPSRFVREHIGSDIAVETSYQLFVPDELIEQIAEQTNLYTAQKIEAGYTQRLAKWTETSTSEIKRFFGLVLWMGLVKLPAIHHYWSNDPAYLQTFAKAVMSRNRFELLLRMLHFVDNEKDNGSNRLNKIQPIIDILETNYKKYYNPTEDICIDESLIPFRGRIVFRQYLKQKCHKYGIKIFKLCCGSGYTYALRVYTGKTLEKEKTTPTNIVMSLCEDLFDKGHTLYTDNWYTSLELAEKLISKNTHLVGTLRTNRRGNSHQVLSTKLKRGEIIAKENNQGITILKWKDKKDILALSTKHSSEMVNVECRFGSQIKPQIIVDYNRQKSAVDLSDQMNAYNNPLRKSLKWYRKIAFELLLNTTVVHSYILYKNITKQKISITEFRKKLAVHLTSCDKENISPSRIARRSGKKHKLERKSGKVSEVRKYCKLCYDKNVRKDGRVMARRKIKRVVTFCDTCEGKPFLCLPCYNESHFL